In Chloroflexota bacterium, a single window of DNA contains:
- a CDS encoding HIT domain-containing protein — MEHLWAPWRMEYILMEKPEGCIFCQKLEEGKDEANFILFRGRANFVMMNLFPYNPGHLMVAPHRHTSELEDLTQKELLEHFDLVRRMVSLLKKSMGPQGFNIGLNLEEVAGAGVAEHLHTHIVPRWLGDTNYMPVTAGTKVIPEGVAATYERLKEKLSSDWPPETEGLIIDG, encoded by the coding sequence ATGGAACATCTCTGGGCACCCTGGCGGATGGAATATATCCTGATGGAGAAACCCGAGGGCTGTATTTTCTGCCAGAAGCTGGAGGAGGGCAAGGATGAAGCCAATTTCATCCTTTTCAGGGGTAGGGCCAACTTTGTCATGATGAACCTTTTCCCCTATAACCCGGGCCACCTGATGGTGGCCCCTCACCGCCACACCTCGGAGCTGGAGGACCTGACCCAGAAGGAGCTGCTGGAACACTTTGATCTGGTCCGCCGCATGGTCTCCCTGCTCAAGAAAAGCATGGGGCCCCAGGGGTTCAACATCGGGCTTAACCTGGAGGAGGTGGCGGGGGCAGGGGTGGCCGAGCACCTCCACACCCATATTGTCCCCCGCTGGCTGGGGGACACCAACTACATGCCCGTCACCGCCGGGACTAAGGTCATTCCAGAAGGGGTGGCCGCTACCTACGAGAGGCTGAAGGAGAAGCTCTCCTCGGACTGGCCTCCTGAGACAGAGGGGCTCATAATTGATGGCTGA
- a CDS encoding elongation factor G: MALTTDKIRNVVLLSHSGAGKTSLTEAILYSLGLVSRLGRVEDGTTTSDYDPDEARRKISLNLSILPVPWKEHKINFLDIPGYADFVGEVKAALLVAEGSVIVVDATSGVQVGTEQAWSYAEEAGLPRLIFINKMDRENADFLRTLEDIRRKLGPRAFALQLPIGSHTAFKGILDILSGKAYLGPKGEAGSVPQELEAQLATLREKLVEAVVETEEELLARYLEGEELGEEALRASLIRAVRKGQIVPVLAGSAFQLTGTGPLLDSIVALLPSPQEVPGPVSPDPAGPLAALVFKTSADPYVGRLTYLRVYSGTLFSNSQAWNANKGQVERIGQLFFLRGKNQETTTQIIAGDIGAIAKLSVTGTNDTLTTREHPQVMPPIAFPSPLLSLAVHPKTKADLDKMGTVLPKLLEEDPTLKLRKEPGTGETLLMGLGETHLGVAVERAQRKFGVELVLSLPIVPYKETISTPVRADYRHKKQTGGHGQFAHVYLELEPLPRGTGVQFEERLVGQAISRNYVPSVEKGVHEAALEGVLAHFPVIDVRAIFYDGKEHPVDSSDICFKIAGAGAFKKGLEDGKPLIVEPIMKMEVTVPEAYTGDVIADLNGKRARVLGVSREAEKGIVEVQVPLAEVQRYAIDLRSITQGRGQFSMSFSHYEELPPHVAQKIIAQRQAEKAGG, translated from the coding sequence ATGGCCCTGACCACTGACAAGATACGCAATGTGGTCCTCCTCTCTCACTCGGGGGCGGGGAAGACCTCCCTCACCGAGGCCATTCTCTATTCCCTTGGTCTAGTCTCCCGTCTGGGCCGGGTGGAAGATGGGACCACCACCTCCGACTATGACCCCGATGAAGCAAGAAGGAAGATATCCCTCAATCTGTCCATCCTTCCCGTGCCCTGGAAAGAGCACAAGATAAACTTCCTGGATATCCCAGGCTACGCCGACTTCGTGGGGGAGGTGAAGGCTGCCCTCCTGGTAGCCGAGGGGTCGGTGATAGTGGTGGATGCCACCTCGGGGGTGCAGGTGGGCACAGAGCAGGCCTGGTCCTATGCGGAAGAGGCTGGACTGCCCCGCCTCATCTTCATAAACAAGATGGACCGGGAGAACGCCGACTTCCTCCGCACCCTGGAGGACATCAGGAGAAAGCTGGGGCCCCGGGCCTTTGCCCTGCAGCTCCCCATCGGGTCCCACACCGCGTTCAAGGGCATTCTTGACATACTCTCGGGGAAAGCCTATCTGGGGCCGAAAGGGGAAGCCGGCTCTGTTCCCCAGGAGCTTGAGGCGCAGCTAGCCACCCTCCGGGAGAAACTGGTGGAAGCGGTGGTGGAAACGGAGGAGGAGCTCCTGGCCAGATACCTGGAGGGGGAGGAGTTGGGGGAAGAGGCCCTGAGGGCGTCCCTCATCCGGGCGGTTAGGAAGGGGCAGATTGTCCCGGTGCTGGCTGGCTCCGCCTTTCAGCTTACGGGCACAGGCCCCCTGCTTGACAGTATAGTGGCCCTCCTCCCCTCGCCGCAGGAAGTCCCGGGGCCCGTTTCCCCCGACCCCGCCGGGCCGCTGGCCGCCCTGGTCTTCAAGACCAGTGCCGACCCCTATGTGGGCCGCCTCACCTACCTCCGGGTCTACTCCGGCACCCTCTTTTCAAACTCCCAGGCCTGGAATGCCAACAAGGGGCAGGTTGAGAGGATAGGCCAGCTCTTTTTCCTCCGCGGCAAGAACCAGGAGACCACCACACAGATAATCGCCGGGGATATAGGGGCCATAGCCAAGCTGTCTGTGACCGGCACAAACGATACCCTCACCACCAGGGAGCATCCCCAGGTGATGCCCCCCATCGCCTTTCCCTCCCCACTCCTCAGCCTGGCCGTCCACCCCAAGACCAAGGCTGACCTGGACAAGATGGGCACAGTCCTCCCGAAGCTCCTGGAAGAGGACCCCACCCTGAAGCTCCGCAAGGAACCGGGTACGGGGGAGACCCTTCTCATGGGCCTGGGGGAGACCCACCTCGGGGTAGCCGTGGAAAGGGCGCAGAGGAAGTTCGGCGTGGAGCTTGTACTTTCCCTTCCCATCGTACCCTACAAGGAGACCATCTCCACCCCGGTAAGGGCCGACTACCGCCACAAGAAGCAGACCGGGGGCCACGGGCAATTCGCCCACGTCTATCTGGAGCTGGAGCCCCTGCCTCGGGGCACCGGAGTCCAGTTTGAGGAAAGACTCGTTGGCCAGGCCATATCCCGTAACTACGTGCCGTCAGTAGAAAAGGGGGTCCATGAGGCTGCCCTGGAAGGCGTCCTGGCCCACTTTCCCGTCATCGATGTCAGGGCCATCTTCTACGACGGCAAGGAGCACCCGGTTGACTCCTCTGATATCTGCTTCAAGATAGCCGGGGCCGGCGCGTTCAAGAAGGGCCTCGAGGATGGCAAGCCTCTCATCGTGGAGCCGATCATGAAGATGGAGGTGACTGTCCCCGAGGCCTATACTGGTGACGTAATAGCGGACCTGAATGGCAAACGGGCCCGTGTGCTGGGAGTGAGCCGGGAGGCTGAGAAGGGCATCGTGGAGGTCCAGGTCCCCCTGGCCGAGGTTCAGCGCTATGCCATAGACCTGAGGAGCATAACCCAGGGACGGGGCCAGTTCAGTATGTCCTTCAGCCACTACGAAGAGCTCCCTCCCCATGTGGCCCAGAAGATCATCGCCCAGCGCCAGGCGGAAAAGGCCGGTGGCTGA
- a CDS encoding glutamine synthetase family protein, whose amino-acid sequence MTEAKDREQAKEYVLRTAKEQGVRFIRLWFTDIVGSLKSFSITIEELEGALEEGMGFDGSSIEGFARVDESDMMALPDPATFQILPWRPQENAVARMFCDVHWPGGQPFEGDPRHVLKRNLKRAADLGFTYYVGPELEYFYFKDSEATVPLDHGGYFDATPPDFASDLRRDTVLMLEGMGIGVEYSHHEVAFSQHEIDLRYTDALTMADNVMTYRLAVKQVAQQHGVYATFMPKPVFGINGSGMHVHMSLFKGNRNAFFAAKGGYYLSKMARSFIAGLLRHAPELTAVTCQWVNSYKRLTPGYEAPCYITWARRNRSDLIRVPEYKPGKENSTRIEYRAPDPACNPYLAFSVMLAAGLDGVEKGWEPPEPVEENVYEMTEEVRQKRGIGTLPGSLSEAILLMEKSPLMREALGDHVFFTFLQNKKIEWDGYRTQVTDYELKRYLPIL is encoded by the coding sequence TTGACTGAAGCAAAGGACCGGGAACAGGCAAAAGAGTACGTGCTGCGCACCGCCAAGGAGCAGGGGGTAAGATTCATCCGCCTGTGGTTCACCGATATCGTGGGTTCTCTCAAGAGCTTCTCCATCACTATTGAGGAGCTGGAAGGGGCCCTGGAGGAGGGGATGGGCTTTGACGGCTCCTCCATTGAAGGCTTCGCCCGGGTGGACGAGAGCGACATGATGGCCCTCCCTGACCCCGCCACCTTCCAGATTCTCCCCTGGCGGCCCCAGGAGAACGCAGTGGCCCGGATGTTCTGCGATGTACACTGGCCGGGGGGCCAGCCCTTTGAAGGTGACCCCCGCCATGTGCTGAAGCGAAACCTGAAGCGGGCCGCGGACCTGGGTTTCACGTACTATGTCGGTCCAGAGCTGGAATACTTCTACTTCAAGGACAGCGAGGCAACCGTCCCCCTGGACCACGGGGGCTACTTTGACGCCACCCCCCCCGATTTCGCCTCGGACCTGCGCCGGGACACGGTGCTCATGTTGGAAGGGATGGGCATCGGCGTGGAGTACAGCCACCACGAGGTGGCCTTCAGCCAGCACGAGATAGACCTGCGCTACACAGATGCCCTCACCATGGCCGATAATGTCATGACATACCGCTTGGCCGTGAAGCAGGTGGCACAGCAGCATGGGGTCTATGCCACGTTCATGCCCAAGCCGGTCTTCGGCATCAACGGCTCGGGGATGCACGTGCACATGTCCCTCTTCAAGGGCAACCGCAACGCGTTCTTTGCCGCCAAGGGCGGCTACTATCTCTCCAAGATGGCGCGGTCCTTTATAGCCGGACTGCTCAGACATGCCCCGGAGCTGACCGCAGTCACGTGTCAGTGGGTCAATTCATACAAGAGGCTGACGCCGGGCTACGAGGCCCCCTGCTACATCACCTGGGCCCGTCGCAACCGCTCTGACCTCATCCGGGTGCCGGAATACAAACCCGGAAAAGAGAACAGCACCCGCATTGAATACCGCGCCCCTGACCCGGCATGCAATCCCTATCTGGCCTTCAGCGTCATGCTGGCCGCCGGGCTGGACGGGGTGGAGAAGGGGTGGGAGCCCCCCGAACCGGTGGAGGAGAATGTCTACGAGATGACGGAGGAGGTGAGGCAGAAGCGGGGCATAGGGACCCTTCCCGGAAGCCTCTCGGAGGCAATCCTGCTCATGGAGAAGAGCCCACTGATGCGGGAGGCACTGGGCGACCATGTGTTCTTCACGTTCCTTCAGAACAAGAAGATTGAGTGGGACGGATACCGCACCCAGGTGACCGACTACGAGCTCAAGCGGTATCTGCCCATCCTTTAG
- a CDS encoding NAD+ synthase: MRTLRLGLGQINATVGDLGGNTARIKEYIDRARELGVDLIAFPELALTGYPPEDLLLKPHFIQDNLRHLQEIVAHSQGIACVVGFVDAKEDLYNAAAVIHDGQMVGVYHKNYLPNYGVFDENRYFQAGRESPIYTIGGVHIGVNICEDIWYPTGPTTYQVQGGAEVVVNISSSPYYAGKSQLREKMLVTRASDEAVFVAYINMVGGQDELLFDGQSIIVDERGVLLARGRAFQEDLVVAELDIDRVFHSRLHDPRRRRERLEGRRPPRIVVSTSRPDTPRPPIANTIHPLMDPVEEVYHALVLGTGDYVRKNGFKRVVIGLSGGIDSSLVAAIASDALGPENVTGVAMPSPYSSPRSRADAKALAENLGIELKTIPITPLYKQYLKTLEPPFRGTKPGVAEENIQARIRGNLLMALSNKFGWLVLTTGNKSELATGYATLYGDMAGGFAVLKDVPKTLVYKLAQFRNGGKGKWKPIPRAIFLKPPSAELRPDQRDSDSLPPYETLDPILQAYVEEDRSQEEIVTQGFDRRTVERVVEMVDRNEYKRRQAPPGIKITPRAFGKDRRLPITSRYRESR, encoded by the coding sequence ATGCGTACCCTCCGCCTGGGCCTTGGCCAGATAAACGCCACTGTTGGTGACCTGGGCGGCAATACAGCCAGGATAAAGGAATACATAGACCGGGCCAGGGAACTGGGGGTGGACCTCATCGCCTTCCCCGAGCTGGCCCTCACCGGTTACCCGCCGGAAGACCTGCTCCTGAAGCCTCACTTCATCCAGGACAACCTGCGCCACCTCCAGGAGATTGTGGCCCACTCCCAGGGCATAGCTTGTGTGGTGGGGTTCGTGGATGCCAAAGAGGACCTCTACAACGCCGCTGCCGTTATCCATGATGGCCAGATGGTAGGGGTCTACCACAAGAATTACCTGCCCAACTACGGCGTCTTTGACGAGAACCGCTATTTCCAGGCAGGGAGGGAGAGCCCCATATACACCATTGGGGGGGTCCATATCGGGGTCAATATCTGCGAGGACATCTGGTATCCCACTGGCCCCACCACCTACCAGGTCCAGGGTGGGGCGGAGGTGGTGGTCAATATCTCCTCCTCCCCCTACTACGCCGGGAAAAGCCAGCTGCGGGAGAAGATGCTCGTCACCCGGGCCTCGGACGAGGCCGTCTTCGTCGCCTATATCAACATGGTGGGCGGACAGGATGAGCTCCTGTTTGATGGCCAGAGCATTATCGTGGATGAGAGGGGAGTGCTCCTGGCACGGGGCAGGGCCTTTCAAGAAGACCTCGTGGTGGCCGAGTTGGACATTGACCGGGTATTCCACAGCCGCCTCCACGACCCCCGCCGCCGCAGGGAGAGGCTGGAAGGGAGAAGGCCCCCCCGGATTGTGGTCTCCACCTCTCGCCCTGATACCCCCCGCCCCCCCATTGCCAACACCATCCACCCCCTGATGGACCCGGTGGAGGAGGTCTACCATGCCCTGGTCCTGGGCACAGGGGACTATGTGAGGAAGAATGGCTTCAAGAGGGTGGTTATCGGCCTTTCGGGCGGGATAGACTCCAGCCTGGTGGCCGCCATAGCCTCGGATGCCCTGGGGCCGGAGAATGTTACTGGCGTGGCTATGCCCTCCCCCTACTCCTCCCCCAGGAGCCGGGCCGATGCCAAGGCCCTGGCGGAGAACCTGGGGATAGAGCTCAAGACCATCCCCATCACCCCCCTATACAAACAGTATCTCAAGACCCTGGAGCCCCCCTTCAGGGGCACCAAACCGGGGGTGGCCGAGGAGAACATCCAGGCCCGCATCCGGGGCAATCTCCTCATGGCCCTTTCCAACAAGTTCGGCTGGCTGGTCCTGACCACCGGGAATAAGAGCGAATTGGCTACAGGCTACGCCACCCTCTACGGTGACATGGCGGGGGGCTTCGCTGTCCTCAAGGATGTGCCCAAGACCCTGGTCTATAAGCTGGCCCAGTTCCGCAACGGAGGGAAAGGGAAATGGAAGCCCATACCCCGGGCCATCTTCCTCAAGCCCCCCTCGGCCGAGCTTCGCCCCGACCAGAGGGACAGCGATTCCCTGCCCCCATATGAGACCCTGGACCCCATCCTTCAGGCCTATGTGGAGGAGGACCGGAGCCAGGAAGAGATAGTCACCCAGGGTTTTGACAGGAGGACAGTGGAGCGGGTGGTGGAAATGGTGGACCGCAACGAGTATAAGCGCCGACAGGCCCCCCCGGGGATAAAGATAACCCCCCGGGCCTTCGGTAAGGACCGCCGCCTCCCCATCACCTCCCGCTACCGCGAGAGCCGGTGA
- a CDS encoding amidohydrolase family protein produces MIVDFHTHIVSPGIREKRELYLGRDPYFRMLYSGDARLSTAEDLVASMDEAGVDVSVALNLPWEDRRLLQETNDYILDAMARYPARIVGFGVLPPGEGAFRELERLLQGGVKGLGELSTGPGFGLEDLKGLAPVLKRHGLPLLFHTSEPVGHEYPGKGTITPGVIYPFLTAFPGLTFVLAHWGGGLPFYSLMPEVGVALKNTYVDTAATRLLYQPAIYPMVGHLLGWDKVLFGSDFPLLSQARSLEEVAALRLGQEKKKAILGGNARRLLKL; encoded by the coding sequence GTGATAGTAGACTTCCATACCCACATCGTCTCCCCTGGCATCAGAGAGAAGCGGGAGCTCTACCTGGGCCGGGACCCTTACTTCAGGATGCTCTACTCGGGCGACGCCCGCCTGTCCACGGCGGAGGACCTGGTAGCCAGTATGGATGAAGCCGGTGTTGATGTCTCGGTGGCCCTGAACCTGCCCTGGGAGGACCGTCGCCTGTTGCAGGAGACCAACGACTATATCCTGGATGCCATGGCCCGGTACCCTGCCCGGATAGTGGGCTTTGGTGTCCTGCCTCCGGGCGAGGGGGCATTCAGGGAGCTGGAGAGGCTGCTGCAGGGGGGGGTAAAGGGGCTAGGAGAGCTGAGCACGGGCCCAGGCTTTGGTCTTGAGGACCTGAAGGGCCTGGCTCCGGTGCTGAAAAGGCACGGCCTACCCCTGCTCTTCCATACCTCGGAGCCTGTGGGGCACGAATATCCCGGCAAGGGGACCATCACGCCGGGGGTTATCTACCCCTTTCTAACCGCCTTCCCGGGCCTCACTTTTGTCCTGGCCCACTGGGGGGGAGGGCTACCCTTCTACTCCCTCATGCCTGAGGTGGGAGTGGCCCTGAAGAATACCTATGTGGACACCGCTGCCACCCGGCTGCTCTACCAGCCGGCCATCTATCCCATGGTTGGCCATCTCCTGGGCTGGGACAAGGTCCTCTTCGGCAGCGATTTCCCTCTCCTGTCTCAGGCCCGCTCGCTTGAGGAGGTCGCAGCCCTCCGCCTGGGGCAGGAGAAGAAAAAGGCCATCCTGGGTGGGAACGCCCGCCGTCTACTGAAGCTCTAG
- the thpR gene encoding RNA 2',3'-cyclic phosphodiesterase translates to MAAIRSFVAVELPEAVKAALTRLQEEVKTGGGGVKWVEPRGIHLTLKFLGYVDEAKVPALVQALTRACEGFGPLEVALSGLGVFPSPSRPRVAWVGLSGGVETLLRLQEGVEKVLSPFGFPREERAFTPHLTIARLREGVAPDEARAFGQAFLRASPESVSFKVEGISLMKSQLTPSGAIYTRLAFIPFRGPL, encoded by the coding sequence ATGGCCGCCATCCGCTCCTTTGTAGCCGTAGAGTTGCCGGAGGCAGTGAAAGCGGCCCTGACAAGACTTCAGGAAGAAGTAAAGACAGGGGGAGGGGGGGTGAAATGGGTGGAGCCCAGGGGCATTCACCTCACCCTCAAGTTCCTGGGATATGTGGATGAGGCGAAAGTCCCCGCCCTGGTCCAGGCCCTCACCCGGGCCTGTGAGGGCTTTGGCCCCTTGGAGGTGGCGCTCAGCGGGCTGGGCGTCTTTCCCAGCCCCTCCCGGCCCCGGGTGGCCTGGGTGGGACTGAGCGGGGGGGTGGAAACACTCCTCCGCCTCCAGGAGGGGGTAGAGAAGGTCCTCTCCCCCTTCGGTTTCCCCCGGGAGGAAAGGGCCTTCACCCCCCACCTCACTATCGCCCGCCTGAGGGAGGGTGTCGCCCCCGACGAGGCCAGGGCCTTCGGCCAGGCTTTCCTCAGAGCCTCCCCCGAGTCCGTGAGCTTCAAGGTGGAGGGGATAAGCCTGATGAAGAGCCAGCTTACCCCTTCCGGGGCCATCTATACCCGCCTGGCCTTCATTCCCTTCCGTGGCCCCTTGTAA
- a CDS encoding ComF family protein yields the protein MDFFFPRWCLGCRQEGAFLCPSCLACLPHLLPPLCPRCGQPQALETCPFCREWRLSIDTIRSPYCFEGLVHQAVVLFKYQNLRALAPTLGRLLKNYLDSHPLPFDAIIPVPLHPRRQRQRGYNQAGLLARELGKLVGMPVAQGAIRRVKATPPQARSQRREERRANVTRAFLCQERGLEGRNFLLVDDVCTTGATLDACAQALKKAGAKAVFGLTLAREV from the coding sequence TTGGACTTCTTTTTTCCTCGCTGGTGTCTTGGCTGCCGGCAGGAGGGGGCCTTCCTCTGCCCTTCCTGCCTGGCTTGCCTGCCCCATCTTCTCCCTCCCCTCTGCCCTCGCTGCGGCCAGCCCCAGGCCCTGGAGACCTGCCCCTTCTGCCGGGAGTGGCGGCTGAGTATTGACACCATCCGCTCCCCTTACTGCTTTGAGGGCCTGGTGCACCAGGCCGTTGTGCTCTTCAAATACCAGAACCTGCGGGCCCTGGCCCCCACCCTGGGCCGCCTGCTCAAAAACTACCTGGACTCCCACCCTCTGCCCTTTGACGCCATCATCCCCGTCCCCCTCCACCCCCGCAGGCAGAGGCAGCGGGGCTACAACCAGGCCGGGCTGCTGGCCCGGGAACTGGGCAAACTCGTGGGGATGCCGGTAGCGCAGGGAGCCATCAGGAGGGTGAAGGCCACCCCGCCCCAGGCCCGGTCCCAAAGGCGGGAGGAGAGACGGGCCAACGTGACCAGGGCTTTCCTCTGCCAGGAAAGGGGCCTGGAGGGCAGGAACTTCCTCCTGGTGGACGATGTCTGCACCACTGGGGCTACCCTTGATGCCTGTGCGCAGGCCCTGAAGAAGGCCGGGGCCAAAGCCGTTTTCGGCCTTACTCTGGCCAGGGAGGTGTAA
- the raiA gene encoding ribosome-associated translation inhibitor RaiA, with amino-acid sequence MEFHITARNLEVTSEVTEYLQKRLEKVFRRWPRLTQVNAELAQEATRSAQDRFVAQITLNTTRGTLLRGQVRAPDLFTAIDQVADLLKRRVERYKGRIVERKGEAAGIAPEEEEAPPTPIVKVKRFRIKPMDPEEAVHQMELLGHDFFLFFNEATQQFNVVYRRRGGGYGLIEPEIG; translated from the coding sequence GTGGAGTTTCACATCACCGCTAGAAACCTGGAAGTCACTTCAGAGGTGACGGAATACCTTCAGAAACGCCTTGAGAAGGTCTTCCGCCGCTGGCCAAGGCTCACCCAGGTCAATGCAGAATTGGCACAGGAGGCCACCCGCAGCGCCCAGGACCGCTTTGTGGCCCAGATAACCCTCAATACCACCAGGGGCACCCTCCTCCGGGGGCAGGTGCGGGCCCCTGACCTCTTTACTGCCATTGACCAGGTGGCCGACCTTCTGAAACGGCGGGTGGAGCGCTACAAGGGACGGATTGTGGAGAGGAAGGGGGAGGCCGCTGGAATAGCCCCGGAAGAGGAGGAAGCCCCTCCCACCCCGATAGTAAAGGTCAAGCGTTTCCGCATCAAGCCCATGGACCCGGAAGAGGCCGTGCACCAGATGGAACTCCTGGGCCATGACTTCTTCCTCTTCTTCAACGAAGCCACCCAGCAGTTCAACGTGGTCTACCGCCGTCGTGGTGGCGGCTACGGCCTTATTGAACCGGAGATAGGTTGA
- a CDS encoding serine hydroxymethyltransferase gives MSQTREWARELLGEKDPEAFHLLQQELERQKRTIDLIAAENYASRAVLEAQGSIFTNKYAEGYPRQRYYAGCGVVDEAETLAVERAKKLFGAEHANVQPHSGAQANMAAYFACLNPGDTVLGMGLAHGGHLTHGSPVNFSGRLYNFIPYGVSRETEVLDYAEIEALARKHRPRLILAGASAYPRRLDFARFRAIADEVEALLLVDMAHLAGLVAGGVHPTPTPHAQMVTSTTHKTLRGPRGGFVLCKEEFARKIDAAVFPGIQGGPLVHVILAKAVAFAEAMKPEFARYQAKVVENARSLASELQGLGLRPVSGGTDNHLLLVDLTPAGITGREAEEALERAGVMVNRNMIPFDPRPPQQTSGLRLGTPAITTRGMGLPEMKLLAHLIARVLAQPKDRQVEAQVRQEVEGLCSRFPIPGW, from the coding sequence ATGTCTCAGACCAGAGAATGGGCCCGGGAACTCCTGGGGGAAAAGGACCCTGAGGCCTTCCACCTCCTCCAGCAGGAGTTGGAGAGACAGAAGAGGACCATAGACCTCATCGCCGCCGAGAACTATGCCTCCCGGGCGGTGCTGGAAGCCCAGGGCTCTATCTTCACCAATAAGTATGCCGAGGGTTACCCCCGCCAGCGCTACTATGCGGGCTGCGGGGTGGTTGACGAGGCGGAAACCCTGGCCGTAGAGCGGGCCAAGAAGCTCTTCGGTGCCGAGCACGCCAACGTCCAGCCCCATTCCGGGGCCCAGGCCAATATGGCCGCCTATTTTGCCTGCCTCAATCCGGGGGATACAGTCCTGGGGATGGGCCTGGCACATGGGGGCCACCTCACCCACGGCTCCCCGGTGAACTTTTCAGGAAGGCTCTATAACTTTATCCCCTATGGGGTAAGCCGGGAAACGGAGGTTCTGGACTACGCGGAGATAGAGGCCCTCGCCCGCAAACACCGTCCCAGGCTCATCCTGGCCGGGGCCAGCGCCTACCCCCGCCGCCTGGACTTCGCCCGCTTCCGGGCCATCGCCGACGAGGTGGAGGCCCTTCTCCTCGTGGACATGGCCCACCTGGCAGGGCTGGTGGCGGGGGGTGTTCACCCCACACCCACACCCCACGCCCAGATGGTAACCTCCACCACCCACAAGACGCTCCGGGGCCCCAGGGGGGGCTTCGTGTTATGTAAAGAAGAGTTTGCCCGGAAGATAGATGCGGCTGTGTTCCCTGGTATTCAGGGAGGACCGCTGGTGCATGTCATCCTGGCCAAGGCGGTGGCCTTCGCCGAGGCCATGAAGCCGGAGTTCGCTCGCTACCAGGCCAAGGTGGTTGAAAACGCCCGGTCGTTGGCGAGTGAGCTTCAGGGCCTGGGACTGAGGCCGGTCTCGGGGGGCACCGACAACCACCTTCTCCTGGTGGACCTCACCCCGGCGGGGATAACCGGTAGAGAGGCAGAAGAGGCCCTGGAGAGGGCAGGGGTAATGGTGAACCGGAACATGATTCCCTTTGACCCCCGCCCCCCCCAGCAGACTTCCGGCCTCAGGCTCGGCACCCCTGCCATCACCACCCGGGGGATGGGTCTCCCGGAGATGAAGCTCCTGGCCCATCTCATCGCCCGGGTCCTGGCCCAGCCAAAGGACAGACAGGTGGAGGCCCAGGTACGCCAGGAGGTGGAAGGGCTCTGCTCCCGTTTTCCCATCCCGGGCTGGTAG
- the rpsF gene encoding 30S ribosomal protein S6, which produces MRNYELVLVLKPELTDEAQEGFLQKVARWVTEKGGSVSQTDKWGRRKLAYPLKQFKEGIYVLSRFSAEPPLVREVEKSLRLSEEVMRHLVVKVE; this is translated from the coding sequence ATGAGAAACTATGAACTGGTGCTGGTGCTAAAGCCTGAGCTCACTGACGAAGCTCAGGAAGGCTTCCTTCAGAAGGTAGCCCGCTGGGTAACGGAAAAGGGCGGAAGCGTTTCCCAGACCGATAAATGGGGCAGAAGGAAACTGGCCTATCCCCTCAAGCAGTTCAAGGAAGGAATATATGTCCTCAGCCGGTTCAGCGCTGAGCCCCCGCTCGTCCGAGAGGTGGAGAAGAGCCTCAGGCTCTCAGAAGAGGTCATGAGGCATCTTGTGGTAAAAGTAGAATAG
- the ssb gene encoding single-stranded DNA-binding protein — MASLNKVILIGNVGNDPEMRYTPDGKPVTSFNLAVSRRYTTREGERREETEWFTVVTWNRLAETCNQFLAKGRRAYVEGRLRSRVWEGQDGQKRFRNEVIANKVVFLDRQPVAPASEEGAQEEETEELPQT; from the coding sequence ATGGCCAGCTTGAACAAGGTGATTCTTATCGGCAATGTGGGCAATGACCCCGAGATGCGCTACACACCCGATGGGAAACCCGTTACCTCCTTCAACCTCGCCGTCAGCCGCCGTTACACCACCCGGGAAGGGGAGCGGCGGGAGGAGACGGAGTGGTTTACGGTAGTCACCTGGAACCGCCTGGCGGAGACCTGCAACCAGTTCCTGGCCAAGGGAAGGCGGGCCTATGTGGAGGGCCGCCTACGCAGCCGGGTCTGGGAGGGGCAGGACGGCCAGAAGCGCTTCCGCAACGAGGTTATCGCCAACAAGGTGGTCTTCCTGGACCGCCAGCCCGTCGCCCCAGCGTCTGAGGAGGGTGCCCAGGAGGAAGAGACCGAGGAACTCCCTCAAACCTGA
- the rpsR gene encoding 30S ribosomal protein S18, which translates to MQSRRPRPGRPRREKKYTPKKRACPFCANKDLAIDYKDAAMLRRYVSDRGKIEPRRRSAACARHQRALAAAIKRARFLAMLPYTPEHIHGSGGVGART; encoded by the coding sequence TTGCAGAGCCGGAGACCGAGACCAGGCAGGCCCAGGAGGGAAAAGAAATACACCCCCAAGAAGAGGGCCTGTCCCTTTTGTGCCAACAAGGACTTGGCCATAGACTATAAGGACGCGGCCATGCTGCGTCGCTACGTCTCCGATAGGGGCAAGATAGAGCCCCGGCGCAGGAGCGCCGCTTGTGCCCGCCACCAGCGCGCCCTGGCGGCGGCCATCAAGCGGGCCCGTTTCCTGGCCATGTTACCTTATACCCCCGAACATATCCACGGGAGCGGGGGCGTCGGAGCCCGCACCTAG